One window of Sphingobacteriales bacterium genomic DNA carries:
- a CDS encoding T9SS type A sorting domain-containing protein, giving the protein MYFKLVQKVVLSCFLLFGVIQPAFAQRWAVNDTIYIYENTSVELHVLSNDEGEELSIFDVEVADYPFRGSLVKDFSCNCFVFTPFSEFGVTVFEDSFTYLLKEEIEAFENGGEVATTLSTNVATVFLYFLELECEECVWPGDVNADGICNAWDLLPIGIGHGTYGYARPDASILWEGQNCYDWTNSFSGDLNYKHADCNGDGWINNDDVAAIEANYGLTRSVSFIPEMPSETGDLTVTLEILNSSVSIGDTVVTNILVSGADGDADLYGLAFSISYNIVPFEGTMNVNFPVSFLSNGENTISVQRVVENTIEAAITRTNSEFANGTGLIGVVSFVMEDVLAGKNTEEYLSLTFNNITATTPTGSKLSVIPQGAEVDLTLDQKLPVISQDFKVFPIPSNHQLTIQTGNTKTYLITLVNNAGKTVFSSTVLNYNSELNIDLQNLSTGVYFLQLHTEKGIITQKVPIIK; this is encoded by the coding sequence ATGTACTTCAAGTTAGTTCAAAAGGTTGTTTTGAGTTGTTTTTTACTTTTTGGTGTGATTCAACCTGCCTTTGCGCAACGTTGGGCGGTGAATGATACCATATATATATATGAAAACACCTCGGTTGAACTTCATGTCTTATCCAATGATGAAGGGGAGGAGTTGTCTATTTTTGATGTTGAAGTTGCCGATTATCCTTTCCGTGGCTCATTGGTTAAAGACTTCAGTTGCAACTGTTTTGTTTTTACCCCTTTCTCTGAATTTGGCGTAACTGTTTTCGAAGACAGTTTTACCTATCTGTTAAAAGAAGAAATAGAAGCCTTCGAAAACGGGGGAGAAGTTGCAACAACCCTTTCTACTAATGTCGCAACGGTGTTTCTTTATTTTTTGGAATTAGAATGTGAGGAATGTGTTTGGCCCGGTGATGTGAATGCAGATGGAATTTGCAATGCCTGGGATTTATTGCCAATCGGGATTGGACACGGCACTTATGGTTATGCACGTCCTGACGCTTCCATTCTTTGGGAAGGCCAAAACTGCTACGATTGGACTAATAGTTTTAGCGGCGATTTAAACTACAAACATGCTGACTGCAATGGAGACGGCTGGATTAACAATGACGATGTAGCAGCTATTGAAGCAAACTATGGCTTAACCCGTTCGGTTAGCTTTATTCCTGAAATGCCAAGTGAAACCGGTGATTTGACGGTTACCCTTGAAATACTCAACTCAAGTGTATCCATAGGCGATACCGTTGTTACCAATATATTAGTCAGCGGTGCCGATGGTGATGCCGATTTATATGGATTGGCTTTTTCAATCAGCTACAATATTGTCCCGTTTGAAGGCACAATGAATGTCAATTTTCCGGTTTCTTTCCTTAGCAATGGTGAAAATACTATTTCTGTTCAACGGGTCGTTGAAAACACCATAGAAGCTGCAATTACAAGAACCAACTCTGAATTTGCCAACGGCACCGGTTTAATTGGTGTTGTTAGTTTTGTTATGGAAGATGTGCTGGCCGGCAAAAATACAGAAGAATATCTGAGTTTAACATTCAATAATATAACCGCCACAACTCCCACTGGCTCTAAACTATCGGTAATCCCTCAGGGTGCAGAAGTAGATCTTACCCTCGATCAAAAACTTCCTGTTATATCTCAGGACTTCAAGGTATTTCCTATCCCTTCAAATCATCAACTCACCATTCAAACGGGAAATACGAAGACATATCTGATTACTTTAGTCAACAACGCAGGCAAAACAGTATTCTCTTCCACGGTATTAAATTATAATTCAGAATTGAATATTGACCTGCAAAACTTGAGTACAGGCGTTTATTTCCTTCAACTTCATACCGAAAAGGGTATCATTACTCAAAAAGTACCCATCATTAAGTAA
- the ccoS gene encoding cbb3-type cytochrome oxidase assembly protein CcoS: MSAMFFLIIASIFVAAIFLIIFIWAVRSGQYDDSYTPSVRILFEDNKSASKTETPDQPE, from the coding sequence ATGAGTGCTATGTTTTTCTTAATAATTGCCAGTATTTTCGTAGCGGCAATTTTTTTAATTATCTTTATTTGGGCTGTAAGGAGTGGTCAATATGACGATAGTTATACTCCCTCAGTTCGAATATTGTTTGAAGACAACAAATCTGCTTCAAAAACTGAAACCCCAGACCAGCCAGAATAG
- the ccoN gene encoding cytochrome-c oxidase, cbb3-type subunit I: protein MSQIERFSYDNVHARNFAYATLFWGIVGMTVGFWMTLQLIFPALNFSHTTHLLTFSHIRPIHTNAVIFAFVGNGIFAGVYYSLQRLLKTRIFSDVLSRIHFWGWQLIIVSAAVTLALGYTVSKEYAELEWPIDIAIALIWVIFGINMIGTILKRRERHLYVAIWFFLATWVTVAMLHIVNSLAIPVSFLKSYPIYAGVQDALVQWWYGHNAVAFFLTTPYLGLMYYFVPKAVNRPVYSYRLSIIHFWALIFLYIWAGPHHLLYSSLPDWAQSLGTVFSVMLIAPSWGGMINGLLTLRGAWDRVRNEPVLKFFVVAITAYGMSTFEGPMLSFKNVNAISHFTDWTIAHVHVGALGWNGFLTFGMFYWLFPKMFNVKLYSQRLANIHFWIGTLGIIFYAVPIYWAGFTQSLMWKQFTPEGTLLYPNFLETLIQIVPMYAMRSFGGLLYLIGAFVMAYNIYKTVAAGKFVANEEAEAPALDKNEVVHTGHWHRWIERRPVQMLIASLVVVLIGGIVEMVPMFMIKSNIPTIASVKPYTPLELEGRDIYVREGCYVCHSQMVRPFRSETERYGEYSKSGEFVYDHPFQWGSKRTGPDLHRIGGKYPNTWHYNHMFDPQSMSPGSLMPAYPWLLDNDLDVTYTAKKIRVMQYLGVPYEQGYDQQAVNDLNKQADMIAADLKQNGKIETPGNKEIIALIAYLQRLGTDIKVKE from the coding sequence ATGAGTCAAATCGAACGCTTTAGTTATGACAATGTTCATGCCCGAAATTTTGCCTATGCAACACTTTTTTGGGGCATAGTCGGCATGACAGTCGGATTTTGGATGACCTTGCAATTAATTTTTCCGGCGCTAAATTTCAGCCATACCACACATTTGCTGACTTTTAGTCATATCCGTCCGATTCATACCAACGCAGTTATATTTGCGTTTGTCGGAAACGGGATTTTTGCCGGTGTCTATTATTCATTGCAACGGCTTTTAAAAACAAGAATTTTTAGCGATGTACTTTCCCGAATTCATTTTTGGGGTTGGCAGTTAATCATTGTTTCTGCTGCTGTAACCTTGGCTTTGGGTTATACGGTTAGTAAAGAATATGCCGAATTAGAATGGCCGATAGATATTGCAATTGCTTTGATTTGGGTGATTTTTGGTATCAATATGATTGGTACTATTTTAAAAAGAAGAGAACGGCATTTGTATGTTGCAATCTGGTTTTTTCTGGCAACCTGGGTAACTGTTGCCATGTTGCATATTGTTAATAGCCTCGCTATTCCCGTTTCTTTTCTTAAAAGCTATCCTATTTATGCCGGTGTTCAGGATGCTTTGGTTCAATGGTGGTATGGTCATAATGCGGTCGCATTTTTCTTAACCACCCCTTATTTGGGTCTGATGTACTATTTCGTACCGAAAGCAGTCAACCGTCCTGTTTATTCTTACAGGTTATCCATTATTCACTTTTGGGCACTAATTTTCCTCTATATTTGGGCAGGTCCTCACCATTTATTGTATAGTTCTTTACCAGATTGGGCACAATCTCTCGGTACTGTTTTCTCTGTAATGTTAATCGCACCGTCCTGGGGAGGTATGATCAATGGGTTACTCACGCTTCGGGGTGCTTGGGACAGGGTTAGAAATGAGCCGGTGTTGAAGTTTTTTGTCGTGGCAATCACTGCCTACGGGATGTCCACTTTTGAAGGTCCAATGCTGTCGTTTAAAAATGTAAACGCCATCAGCCACTTTACCGATTGGACTATCGCACACGTTCATGTTGGCGCTTTAGGATGGAATGGATTCCTTACCTTTGGCATGTTTTATTGGCTGTTTCCAAAAATGTTTAATGTAAAACTGTATTCACAAAGATTAGCCAATATACATTTCTGGATTGGAACTTTGGGTATTATTTTTTATGCTGTTCCAATATATTGGGCCGGTTTTACTCAAAGCCTGATGTGGAAACAATTTACTCCGGAAGGTACACTGTTATACCCCAACTTCCTGGAAACACTGATTCAAATAGTTCCAATGTATGCCATGCGGTCATTTGGAGGTTTATTATACCTGATTGGAGCATTTGTGATGGCATATAATATTTACAAAACTGTGGCAGCCGGTAAATTTGTGGCAAATGAAGAGGCAGAGGCTCCTGCTCTTGATAAGAACGAAGTAGTTCATACAGGGCATTGGCATCGTTGGATAGAACGTCGCCCTGTTCAAATGTTAATTGCCAGTTTAGTCGTTGTTTTAATCGGTGGTATTGTAGAAATGGTTCCGATGTTTATGATTAAGTCAAACATTCCGACCATTGCTTCCGTAAAACCATATACTCCATTAGAGTTGGAAGGCAGAGATATTTATGTAAGGGAAGGTTGCTATGTTTGTCATTCACAAATGGTTCGTCCTTTCCGTTCAGAAACCGAACGTTACGGTGAATACTCAAAATCCGGTGAATTTGTTTACGATCATCCTTTCCAATGGGGATCTAAACGTACCGGACCTGATTTGCACAGAATTGGCGGAAAGTATCCGAATACCTGGCATTACAACCACATGTTCGACCCTCAAAGTATGTCTCCGGGTTCATTAATGCCAGCTTATCCATGGTTATTGGATAACGATTTGGATGTAACCTACACAGCCAAAAAAATCAGAGTGATGCAATATTTAGGAGTTCCTTATGAACAGGGATATGATCAGCAGGCTGTGAATGATTTAAACAAACAGGCTGATATGATTGCAGCAGACCTGAAACAAAACGGAAAAATTGAAACCCCCGGTAATAAAGAGATTATTGCTTTGATAGCTTACCTTCAGAGATTAGGTACTGATATCAAAGTAAAAGAATAG
- a CDS encoding cbb3-type cytochrome c oxidase subunit 3 → MYKQILQSLDSVAPLAIGALIAFILFFILLTIWTSKRNKGYIQHMSELPLEDSSTVSYESPNQVKSF, encoded by the coding sequence ATGTACAAACAAATATTACAATCGTTAGACAGTGTAGCACCGCTTGCAATAGGAGCATTGATTGCGTTTATTTTGTTTTTTATACTACTTACTATCTGGACAAGTAAGCGAAATAAAGGCTATATTCAACACATGTCTGAACTTCCTCTCGAAGACAGCAGTACAGTTTCTTATGAATCCCCTAATCAAGTTAAATCTTTTTGA
- a CDS encoding c-type cytochrome yields MKNLLHKSLLAFIFFLINTAVFAQQTDAAASTTNSMLTSEKVALIVLLVAAGAILLVMYTLFRIIKTLGSELHSIYYAERGIDIDAVEQKIAATQKTWWQNLMHSLTNAVPVEKEKDVMLDHDYDGIRELDNSLPPWWVYMFYLTIFFAVAYIFHYHLLGTGKLSAAEYQTEVENARIAQLAHQKALEAKGEGLDLTKLVALTDASSIESGKSIYTTNCVTCHGKAGEGGVGPNLSDAYWIHGGDIKDIYNTVSNGVLAKGMVAWKTMLKPQKIHEVSSYILTFQGTNPPNAKAQEGTLFEPKSSTPADSTAKTTDTAAPADTSKTKAPSSGK; encoded by the coding sequence ATGAAAAATCTTCTCCATAAATCCCTGCTTGCTTTTATATTTTTCCTGATTAACACTGCAGTTTTTGCACAACAAACAGATGCAGCTGCTTCAACTACCAATTCCATGCTGACTTCCGAAAAAGTAGCCCTCATTGTTTTATTAGTGGCGGCCGGTGCTATTTTGTTGGTCATGTACACATTGTTTCGAATTATAAAAACTTTGGGATCTGAGTTACATAGCATCTACTATGCCGAAAGAGGTATTGATATTGATGCTGTTGAACAAAAAATTGCAGCAACCCAAAAAACCTGGTGGCAAAATCTGATGCACTCGTTGACAAATGCTGTGCCGGTAGAAAAGGAAAAAGATGTGATGCTCGATCACGATTATGATGGCATCCGTGAATTGGATAATAGTTTGCCACCGTGGTGGGTGTATATGTTTTATCTTACTATCTTCTTTGCTGTGGCCTACATTTTCCATTACCATTTATTAGGAACCGGAAAACTTTCTGCTGCTGAATATCAAACAGAGGTGGAAAATGCGCGGATTGCACAATTAGCCCATCAAAAAGCTTTGGAAGCTAAAGGAGAAGGGCTGGATTTAACCAAATTAGTAGCCCTTACGGATGCTTCAAGCATTGAAAGCGGTAAAAGTATTTATACGACCAATTGCGTTACTTGTCATGGAAAAGCCGGTGAAGGTGGAGTAGGACCTAATTTGTCAGATGCTTATTGGATTCATGGGGGCGACATAAAAGATATTTACAATACAGTTTCTAATGGTGTGTTAGCTAAAGGTATGGTCGCCTGGAAAACAATGTTGAAGCCTCAGAAAATTCATGAGGTGTCCAGTTATATTCTAACATTTCAGGGAACTAACCCACCAAATGCCAAAGCTCAGGAAGGCACGCTTTTTGAACCAAAATCATCAACTCCGGCAGACAGCACCGCTAAAACAACCGATACTGCAGCCCCTGCTGATACATCTAAAACTAAAGCCCCATCAAGTGGAAAATAA
- the ccoG gene encoding cytochrome c oxidase accessory protein CcoG yields the protein MSELNVKELYEHVDESFRDSVSTIDQHGKRVWIYPKKQKGFFYKWRTYVSFFLLALLFGIPFIKVNHEPLLLFNILERKFIIFGLTFFPQDFYLFGLTMLTLMLFIVLFTVAFGRLFCGWACPQTIFMEMVFRKIEYWIEGDANEQRKLNAMPWNGEKIRKKVSKLSLFYGISFFISNTFLAYIIGIDQLLDIITSPPSEHLAGFFSMIAFSGVFFFVFTYFREQVCLVACPYGRLQGVLLDKDSIVVAYDFVRGEPRTKIKKADTVKPQADALQISGDSASVQIQQAGDCIDCGLCVRVCPTGIDIRNGTQLECINCTACIDACDSIMEKVNRPKGLIRYSSFNGIVNKTHFHITTRIAAYSGVLVLMLFLVGYLLVNRGEVEATLLRTAGTLYQEVDSATISNLYNLQLVNKSTNELPVTVKIASPEHATLRIIGQNSNEKVNASKISAVNELTFTLSKQSTTDKVLFIDLPKSDLSSRNTPVVVEVYAKGKKMDRIKTNFIGPFVIK from the coding sequence ATGAGCGAATTGAATGTGAAAGAACTCTACGAACACGTAGATGAGTCGTTCAGGGATTCGGTATCAACTATAGACCAACATGGTAAACGTGTATGGATTTATCCCAAAAAACAAAAAGGTTTTTTTTATAAATGGCGCACTTATGTAAGTTTTTTCTTGCTGGCTTTGTTATTCGGAATACCTTTTATAAAGGTCAATCATGAACCTTTGTTATTGTTCAATATCCTGGAACGAAAGTTCATAATATTCGGACTTACATTTTTCCCTCAGGATTTTTACTTGTTTGGGTTGACAATGCTGACCCTGATGCTGTTCATTGTTTTGTTTACTGTTGCTTTTGGACGTTTGTTTTGCGGCTGGGCATGTCCTCAGACTATTTTTATGGAAATGGTTTTTAGAAAAATAGAATACTGGATTGAAGGCGATGCAAACGAACAAAGAAAACTGAACGCCATGCCCTGGAATGGTGAAAAAATAAGGAAAAAAGTTTCAAAACTTTCTCTTTTTTACGGCATCTCTTTTTTTATCAGCAATACCTTTTTAGCCTATATCATTGGCATTGATCAATTATTAGACATTATCACATCACCACCTTCAGAGCATCTTGCCGGCTTTTTCAGCATGATTGCCTTTTCTGGTGTTTTCTTTTTTGTTTTCACTTATTTCCGCGAACAAGTTTGTTTGGTTGCCTGCCCCTATGGACGATTGCAAGGAGTTTTGTTGGATAAAGACTCTATTGTTGTTGCCTATGATTTTGTAAGAGGTGAACCAAGAACAAAAATAAAAAAAGCGGATACCGTTAAACCCCAGGCTGATGCGCTCCAAATTTCAGGCGATAGCGCTTCGGTTCAAATACAACAAGCAGGTGATTGTATTGATTGTGGTTTATGTGTCAGAGTTTGTCCGACCGGAATTGACATCAGAAACGGAACTCAGCTTGAATGTATTAATTGTACTGCCTGTATAGATGCCTGCGATTCTATAATGGAAAAAGTAAATCGTCCCAAAGGCTTAATTCGTTATTCTTCATTTAATGGAATAGTCAATAAGACCCATTTCCATATTACAACCCGTATCGCGGCTTATTCCGGAGTCTTGGTTTTAATGCTTTTTTTAGTAGGATATTTACTTGTGAATCGAGGAGAAGTTGAAGCAACATTGTTGCGAACCGCGGGCACTTTATATCAGGAAGTTGATTCTGCAACCATCAGCAATCTCTATAACCTTCAATTGGTCAACAAAAGCACAAACGAATTACCGGTAACTGTAAAGATAGCTTCTCCTGAACATGCAACTTTAAGAATTATAGGACAAAACAGTAACGAAAAAGTGAATGCTTCCAAAATTTCGGCTGTCAATGAGTTAACTTTTACCCTAAGCAAGCAAAGTACAACCGACAAAGTATTGTTTATTGACCTGCCCAAATCTGATTTAAGCAGTAGAAATACACCAGTAGTTGTAGAAGTTTATGCGAAAGGCAAAAAAATGGATAGAATAAAAACCAATT